The Gossypium hirsutum isolate 1008001.06 chromosome D07, Gossypium_hirsutum_v2.1, whole genome shotgun sequence genome includes the window aataataatttaaataccacTCAatcttaaaattaagaaaaagaaataaaagtagaATCGCATCATTTAACGCCCTTCCTCCCCGGAGCCAACGCATGGAAAATGGTAGCAATTGTATACAGGATGCTTTACGTCATGTCACGTCACGTTTCGTCTGCCACTTTATGGTCCAAGAAaagggttttttacaaaattattattaaaaaaataaaaaataattaaaatattataactttttttatttatcaaaatattataaaaatttttttatttaccaaaatatacaaaaaaaaacaaaaaaaacctgaCACAACCTGATCAGGCCAATCACATTGgaggcaccaaaggtgccaatgAGATtcgcggcaccaatggtgccaaacgATTAAAATGTAACTTTCTACAGTTTTAAGGACTTGACAtgcaaatttactattttaaattttgaaagtaaaTTGCTGCTGCTCGGCgcactaaaattaaaatgtgaCTAATTACTTtataagccctccttatttattattttaattaaataataactttattttaatttaataaactattctcatttaataactctattttaatttaataaactattctcatttaataactctattttaatttaaaaaattaagtaaactattttaatttaattttttaaattaaaatagagttattaaatgagaatagtttattaaattaaaatagagttattacttaattagaattctaagtatcttaattatcacttaaataatattagatttaattaaaaaattaatagaatacCAGGCATGCCTTATTGAAAAACCAGAAGTAATAATAAAACTGATCACCCATAAATGTaacccaaatagaaaaaataaattaaaattataaactattctcatcaaatttagtaaattttttaaataaactattctcatcaaattaccaaaataatacataaaatgcgaattagtttatacttttttaaatagttttactttaggtaaaatatatttactttaataataaaataaaggcttttatgagtaaaaattataaattaagagcttatttaactacaaaaataagttgagggcttgtttattaaataaaaaagtgagttgaaggggaataaaaagaaaataataaataaggagggcttagaaggcaattagtcatatttcaattttagtgcgcACAGCGGCAAtttactttcaaaattcaaaatggtaaatttgcatgtcaGATCCTTAAAACTGTAGAAAGTTACATTTTAAtcctttggcaccattggtgccaccAATCtctttggcaccattggtgccgccaatctcATTTGCACCTTTGGTGCCTCCAATGTGATTGGCCTGATCAGGCTGTGTcaagtttttttttctgtttttataataggtaaataaaaaaattataatattttaattttttattttatttttttataataattttgtaaaaaaacccCCAAGAAAACCTCAGAGAAAAGTTAGCAACAAATATCATCAGTGTTGCTATTTTGTCCTTTCGAGGACATAGACTTAAATGCTTTGAATTGGGCTTTTAAATCATTTGTAAAAAAACCCTTAAATTTTAAgataagttaaaaaattataatttaattattaaattattcaaaaaattttatttaagtaattaaatcGTTAAAAATGTTATGTGACTTTCTTAATTTGTActatttacataaattaaatttttttcttttctcttttataatttagtttattcttttatgaaatttttttaattttacgaaTTTACgaatcaaaatttaaacacatttttttcttatcTTTGACATTAATTATCGGATCAACTCAaatttaaggtatgtttttttgTCATCGATGAATATTGATTCGCGGTACGATAGTCGAATTGTTACTTAGAGCTTATTAgtggaactttaaaaaaaaaacttaacatcccaatgatttaaatgaaaacttttgaataattcaatgaccaaattattattttaattaaatgatgaaaaacaaaaattaacccAAAGCAGGAAATGAGGCAAATAGCATTGATACATAAATGGTGGAAGATGAGGACATGGGAGAACAGAGAAGAAACAACAAACTTGGatattctcttcattttcttataAACACGCCGCATCCTTCTTCTGCCATTCGGTGTTTTTATCATGCATCAAAACCTGAGTAGTTGTAATCACGCTTCTGTACTTCAAATATTATATCTGGTTTCGGCTATTATGGAAGATTAAGTGAAAACCAGATACAAAGTAATTAAGCGTTTGTAGTCCAACGGTTAGGATAATTGCCTTCCAAGCAATAGACCCGGGTTCGACTCCCGGCAAACGCATGGTTCTTTTTTTCAAAACGGTGTTCTTTTAGAaccccaaaacaaaaaaaaaccttctAGATATGTAACGTTAAACCACAGGGTTAGAACTGTGTCTATGGAGATAAAAAGTAAGGCTGATAATGTTTACTGTACTAGTTTTGATTCACATAAAGTAATACATATTTGGCAAATATTTATGAATATCAGTGCATAGAAGACAAGCTTTTAAGTACTAAAGGTTTGCGGCAagacaaatgtatatgtattatcTATAAAAGTTCTAACATCAGCCTTCCTCGGTGTATCTACTCTCTTCGTTCATACTTCCGTGCCCATATGTGTTTACCGTTGATCCGGAACTTAGCTATGGGCCTCCCGCTCAAAATTTGATCGACATTCGCAACGGATCGTAGCACCATTTTAGCAAACAAAGGTTGTTCACCATAGGGGACATTATCCTGCATACGTACACTATCAACACAAACGCCTATATTTGTGAACAGTTCTCTTATTTCATCTTCCGAAACCGGAAAACCCCGCGAGAACGTCAGAAACAAGGTCCGATCGTCCTCGGAAACGTTGTTGGAAGGATTCCATCCCCATAAGCCCCCAATAGGAAAATCATGGTCCATGGCTCTTGGCACTATAGTGACGCTGCCAAATAATGAGTGAGGGAAACCAGGGATGACAAGAGGCTGGTTTGGAATCACTCGTGATGTGCTCCCCACCACATGTTGCAAGATATCAGTAAAAATCCGAGAACAAACAGTGGTCATAAAACTTTTGATCCCACTGATGGTACTGAATTTGTTTTGATAGAACATGTGCAAGGAAACATCTTTCTCCATGATTCTTGTAGTAAGAGGGAGAATGCCATTAGGTGGAATGGTAGGATTCTTGGATCCGAGACAATTCAAACACGAAACCGCTTCACCGGCTAGTGCTTCCAGCAATGGATCTGATAGGTTCACCATTTTGGCTATTATGTTGGGATAACCCTTCTCTTCTAACCATAACCACATCGCCATAACTAACAGAGATTCAGCTGGATCCCTTCTAAGTGTTATTACCAGTCGAGAGAACACCGAGCGATCAATGGCATGATATGCGTGGAGCTCCTCAAGAGTGATCGAGGCCATTATGGAATATGCGTATGATTATATGTGCTGTGTGTGTGGGAAAAAGGATGGAATTCTAGAGAAAAAAACTTGAAAAGATCATTTCACAAGTTATCACATTATATATTACAAGCATTTTGTTTATATGGTAAGTTGCAGACTGATTTGATCAGTTATTGGTCCAAATGTAAGAGAATCTGCTGGTGTAGTGAAACGGTAAATTAGAACTGAAAATCACATACGTAGTGGGTGTTGAACTAGGATTCTTGTAATAGTGGCCTCCACTGATAAAATTGAAATTAGTAAGAGCAATGACAAGTGGCAAAATGCATTGCTGGCGCTGTTATAAGCTTTCCTTGTATTTTTTTGTTCTTCCACATCATCTTCTTTGAATGCCATAAATGTGCTCAGCTGGACATTTGAACTACATTAAATAagaattaatgtccttaagccTCATTCTTTATTACAAAAATGCCCCTGCGTACATAGCCTTTCACTGCAACAAACACCTTCTTCATCTTAGACCTTGTACGTTCAGTacttctaacttgttttatgtCTGAAAAATGGCAAAAACCTCGACAAAATGTTGAAATGAGTTTTAAGACTTGATGGAAAGTCCATCCccatatattataattttgtttttactttttatctTAATTGTTCATAAGCTTATGGCCGGTCACTTTTCCGATTACGTACCTGATTTTGTTAAAAGCAAACAACGTAAAAGTGATTacattaaaaactattattaaatgATGTCAGTCAAGTAGTAATTATCCGACTTAAGT containing:
- the LOC107956586 gene encoding uncharacterized protein → MASITLEELHAYHAIDRSVFSRLVITLRRDPAESLLVMAMWLWLEEKGYPNIIAKMVNLSDPLLEALAGEAVSCLNCLGSKNPTIPPNGILPLTTRIMEKDVSLHMFYQNKFSTISGIKSFMTTVCSRIFTDILQHVVGSTSRVIPNQPLVIPGFPHSLFGSVTIVPRAMDHDFPIGGLWGWNPSNNVSEDDRTLFLTFSRGFPVSEDEIRELFTNIGVCVDSVRMQDNVPYGEQPLFAKMVLRSVANVDQILSGRPIAKFRINGKHIWARKYERRE